The following proteins are encoded in a genomic region of Fusarium oxysporum f. sp. lycopersici 4287 chromosome 1, whole genome shotgun sequence:
- a CDS encoding mitochondrial-processing peptidase subunit beta, with protein MASRRLALNLSRGLRNRAGLSAAAPFTRGFATPSTVGKTQTSTLKNGLTVATEHSPFAQTSTVGVWIDAGSRAETDETNGTAHFLEHLAFKGTAKRTQQQLELEIENMGGHLNAYTSRENTVYFAKAFNSDVPQCVDILSDILQNSKLEESAIERERDVILRESEEVEKQVEEVVFDHLHATAFQHQPLGRTILGPRQNIRDITRKELTDYIKNNYTADRMVLVGAGGIPHEQLVELAEKHFSGLPSSAPQTSAYLASKQKADFMGSDVRVRDDGMPTANIALAVEGVSWNSEDYFTALVAQAIVGNYDKAVGQAPHQGSKLSGWVHKHDLANSFMSFSTSYNDTGLWGIYLVSDKPDRVDDLVHFAIREWMRLCTNVSAAETERAKAQLKASILLSLDGTTAVAEDIGRQLVTTGRRMAPNEIERKIDAITEKDIMDFANRKLWDRDIAVSAVGTIEGLFDYQRLRNTMKPKF; from the exons ATGGCGTCCCGGAGACTGGCTTTGAACCTCTCGCGAGGTCTGCGAAACCGTGCTGGTCTTTCGGCCGCCGCTCCTTTCACACGAGGCTTTGCCACTCCCTCTACCGTCGGCAAGACTCAGACTTCGACTCTTAAGAATGGATTGACT GTCGCTACCGAGCACTCGCCCTTTGCGCAAACGTCGACCGTCGGTGTCTGGATCGATGCCGGTTCCCGGGCTGAGACTGACGAGACCAACGGTACCGCCCACTTCCTTGAGCATCTCGCTTTCAAG GGTACCGCCAAGCGAACTCAGCAGCAATTGGAGTTGGAGATTGAGAACATGGGTGGTCACCTGAACGCCTACACTTCG CGCGAGAACACCGTCTACTTTGCCAAGGCTTTCAACTCTGATGTTCCCCAGTGTGTCGATATCCTCTCCGATATTCTCCAGAACTCCAAGCTCGAGGAGTCCGCCATCGAGCGTGAGCGCGACGTTATTCTCCGAGAGTccgaggaggttgagaagcaggttgaggaggttgtTTTTGATCACCTCCACGCTACCGCTTTCCAGCACCAGCCCCTTGGCCGCACCATCCTTGGCCCTCGACAGAACATCCGCGACATCACCCGAAAAGAGCTCACCGACtacatcaagaacaactACACTGCTGACCGTATGGTTCTCGTTGGTGCCGGTGGCATCCCTCACGAGCAGCTCGTCGAGCTCGCTGAGAAGCACTTCTCCGGTCTTCCCTCAAGTGCTCCCCAGACCAGCGCCTACCTTGCCTCCAAGCAAAAGGCTGACTTCATGGGCTCTGACGTCCGTGTCCGAGACGATGGCATGCCTACTGCTAACATTGCTCTCGCTGTTGAGGGTGTCAGCTGGAACTCCGAGGACTACTTCACTGCCCTCGTTGCTCAGGCTATTGTTGGCAACTACGACAAGGCTGTTGGCCAGGCTCCCCACCAGGGCAGCAAGCTCAGCGGCTGGGTCCACAAGCACGACCTTGCTAACAGTTTCATGAGCTTCTCCACCAGCTACAACGACACTGG TCTCTGGGGTATCTACCTTGTTTCCGACAAGCCTGACCGAGTTGACGACCTTGTCCACTTCGCTATCCGTGAGTGGATGCGCCTCTGCACTAACGTCAGCGCCGCCGAGACCGAGCGTGCCAAAGCTCAGCTCAAGGCCTCCATCCTCCTGTCCCTCGACGGCACCACAGCCGTTGCTGAGGACATTGGCCGACAGCTCGTCACCACCGGCCGCCGCATGGCCCCTAACGAGATTGAGCGAAAGATTGATGCTATCACCGAGAAGGATATCATGGACTTCGCCAACCGAAAACTTTGGGACCGGGATATTGCTGTTAGCGCTGTGGGAACTATCGAGGGTCTCTTCGACTACCAGAGACTTCGCAACACCATGAAGCCCAAGTTTTAA
- a CDS encoding mitochondrial-processing peptidase subunit beta — protein sequence MGGHLNAYTSRENTVYFAKAFNSDVPQCVDILSDILQNSKLEESAIERERDVILRESEEVEKQVEEVVFDHLHATAFQHQPLGRTILGPRQNIRDITRKELTDYIKNNYTADRMVLVGAGGIPHEQLVELAEKHFSGLPSSAPQTSAYLASKQKADFMGSDVRVRDDGMPTANIALAVEGVSWNSEDYFTALVAQAIVGNYDKAVGQAPHQGSKLSGWVHKHDLANSFMSFSTSYNDTGLWGIYLVSDKPDRVDDLVHFAIREWMRLCTNVSAAETERAKAQLKASILLSLDGTTAVAEDIGRQLVTTGRRMAPNEIERKIDAITEKDIMDFANRKLWDRDIAVSAVGTIEGLFDYQRLRNTMKPKF from the exons ATGGGTGGTCACCTGAACGCCTACACTTCG CGCGAGAACACCGTCTACTTTGCCAAGGCTTTCAACTCTGATGTTCCCCAGTGTGTCGATATCCTCTCCGATATTCTCCAGAACTCCAAGCTCGAGGAGTCCGCCATCGAGCGTGAGCGCGACGTTATTCTCCGAGAGTccgaggaggttgagaagcaggttgaggaggttgtTTTTGATCACCTCCACGCTACCGCTTTCCAGCACCAGCCCCTTGGCCGCACCATCCTTGGCCCTCGACAGAACATCCGCGACATCACCCGAAAAGAGCTCACCGACtacatcaagaacaactACACTGCTGACCGTATGGTTCTCGTTGGTGCCGGTGGCATCCCTCACGAGCAGCTCGTCGAGCTCGCTGAGAAGCACTTCTCCGGTCTTCCCTCAAGTGCTCCCCAGACCAGCGCCTACCTTGCCTCCAAGCAAAAGGCTGACTTCATGGGCTCTGACGTCCGTGTCCGAGACGATGGCATGCCTACTGCTAACATTGCTCTCGCTGTTGAGGGTGTCAGCTGGAACTCCGAGGACTACTTCACTGCCCTCGTTGCTCAGGCTATTGTTGGCAACTACGACAAGGCTGTTGGCCAGGCTCCCCACCAGGGCAGCAAGCTCAGCGGCTGGGTCCACAAGCACGACCTTGCTAACAGTTTCATGAGCTTCTCCACCAGCTACAACGACACTGG TCTCTGGGGTATCTACCTTGTTTCCGACAAGCCTGACCGAGTTGACGACCTTGTCCACTTCGCTATCCGTGAGTGGATGCGCCTCTGCACTAACGTCAGCGCCGCCGAGACCGAGCGTGCCAAAGCTCAGCTCAAGGCCTCCATCCTCCTGTCCCTCGACGGCACCACAGCCGTTGCTGAGGACATTGGCCGACAGCTCGTCACCACCGGCCGCCGCATGGCCCCTAACGAGATTGAGCGAAAGATTGATGCTATCACCGAGAAGGATATCATGGACTTCGCCAACCGAAAACTTTGGGACCGGGATATTGCTGTTAGCGCTGTGGGAACTATCGAGGGTCTCTTCGACTACCAGAGACTTCGCAACACCATGAAGCCCAAGTTTTAA
- a CDS encoding transcription initiation factor TFIID subunit 9B: MSSSQPQTNGVPASSAGTSQTVPNTQTTAASSSQPAAAASQNAPPPAPSTTAPRPRDSRLIELLLTSQGVTAYEPRVPLLLLDFAYRHTSSVLSDALHLSGDPYVTQAGSKPSANAGAISAPAGDAAVTANAVKLAIAARLSYQFRGGNAGGGISKDYMQELARERNKVALPKIVPSEWGVRLPSERFVLSGTSWGLKDVWDEEDDEEEDQGGDAMEGIEGPEPEDIGGDGVEGGTVEDMFGEDVDEEMAEEG, encoded by the coding sequence ATGTCATCAAGTCAACCACAAACAAACGGGGTTCCCGCCTCATCGGCAGGCACTTCGCAAACAGTACCAAACACACAAACCACTGCGGCCTCTTCTAGCCAACCTGCTGCTGCGGCCTCACAGAACGCACCTCCTCCTGCGCCATCAACAACCGCCCCTCGACCGCGCGACTCAAGGCTTATCGAACTACTTCTCACATCGCAAGGCGTCACCGCTTACGAGCCACGCGTTcccctcctccttctcgacttcgCCTACCGTCATACCTCATCTGTTCTCAGCGATGCGCTACATCTTTCCGGCGACCCATATGTCACACAGGCCGGTTCTAAGCCATCAGCAAACGCTGGAGCAATCTCAGCACCTGCAGGCGACGCTGCAGTCACAGCCAATGCCGTTAAGCTCGCCATTGCTGCGCGACTCAGCTACCAGTTCCGCGGAGGAAACGCAGGTGGGGGAATTAGCAAAGACTACATGCAAGAACTTGCGCGCGAACGCAACAAGGTGGCACTGCCTAAAATTGTGCCCAGTGAATGGGGTGTGCGACTACCAAGCGAACGGTTCGTACTGAGTGGCACAAGTTGGGGACTGAAGGATGTatgggatgaagaggacgatgaggaagaggatcaaGGGGGTGATGCCATGGAGGGTATTGAGGGTCCCGAGCCTGAAGATATTGGCGGAGATGGAGTTGAGGGTGGGACAGTCGAGGATATGTTTGGTGAGGATGTCGACGAGGAGATGGCAGAGGAGGGCTAG
- a CDS encoding histidine biosynthesis trifunctional protein yields the protein METTLPLPFLVSIGSPNGQATNDGLTRQEIALLGAPFYETASKDWGRPSAGTNAHMDATSLSNPDDVIALLDGGVRTVFVASESYSEYTEYGARVIPTVSSLDISTASENGLLVKDFDISSSDVDKFVEEASAKKIKSLYIKPAPKTDIEKFIEIAKKANAIPIIPSTGLTTDKNDSSRLLLSKIIASYWKSDRSDGLIPTVVTDDAGIALGLAYTSEESILEALRTQTGVYQSRKRGLWVKGLTSGDTQELLRIGLDCDNDTLKFVVNQKGRFCHLQQFGCFGDLNGISALEQTLKSRKESAPEGSYTARLFSDEKLLRAKIMEEAEELCDGKTKENIAFEAADLIYFALTKAVGAGVSLADIEANLDAKSLKVKRRTGNAKGKWAEKEGIKTDAAPVKPSQPAVEKPADGRIAMERVDASKISEADLVEKLKRPSQKSPDAILKIIQPIIEEVRTGGDKAVLSYTHKFEKATSLTSPVLKAPFPKELMDISPETIEAIDVSFENIRKFHSAQQEEKSLQVETMPGIVCSRFSRPIERVGLYIPGGTAVLPSTALMLGVPAMVAGCQKIVFASPPRSDGRITPEIVYVAHKVGAESIVLAGGAQAVAALAYGTESVTKVDKILGPGNQFVTAAKMHVSNDTNAGCGIDMPAGPSEVLVVADKDANPAFVASDLLSQAEHGVDSQVILLAVGLSEQELQAIEDEVHKQALALPRVDIVRGSIAHSVTVQVKDIEEAMRISNEYAPEHLILQIKDAEKAVDQVMNAGSVFVGHWTPESVGDYSAGVNHSLPTYGFAKQYSGVNLGSFQKHITSSNLTAEGLKNVGTAVMQLAKVEELEAHRRAVEIRLNYLKQQ from the exons ATGGAGACGACTCTACCGCTGCCATTCTTGGTGAGCATTGGCAGCCCCAATGGCCAGGCTACCAATGATGGCCTCACTCGTCAAGAGATTGCCCTTCTGGGAGCTCCTTTCTATGAGACAGCTTCTAAGGATTGGGGTCGCCCCAGTGCCGGAACCAATGCTCACATGGATGCCACAAGTTTAAGTAACCCAGACGATGTGATTGCGTTGCTCGATGGCGGGGTTCGAACGGTTTTTGTTGCTTCGGAGTCCTACTCAGAGTATACAGAATATGGCGCAAGAGTCATTCCCACTGTTTCTTCCCTTGACATTTCCACAGCTTCCGAAAATGGCCTATTGGTAAAGGATTTCGACATTTCATCCAGCGACGTCGACAAGTTTGTTGAGGAAGcatcagccaagaagatcaagagcCTTTACATTAAGCCAGCTCCCAAGACCGATATCGAGAAGTTCATCGAAattgccaagaaggccaatgCAATCCCTATCATCCCTTCTACAGGGTTGACGACCGACAAGAACGATTCGAGTCGACTATTGTTATCTAAGATTATCGCATCGTACTGGAAATCCGATCGATCTGACGGCCTTATCCCTACTGTGGTAACCGATGATGCCGGGATCGCGTTGGGTCTCGCCTATACCAGCGAGGAGAGTATTCTGGAGGCTCTTAGGACACAAACCGGAGTTTACCAGAGTCGCAAACGTGGTCTTTGGGTGAAGGGACTTACTTCTGGTGACACTCAGGAACTGTTGCGAATTGGTCTCGACTGTGACAACGACACTCTCAAATTCGTGGTCAATCAGAAGGGCCGTTTCTGCCACCTCCAGCAGTTTGGTTGCTTTGGAGACCTCAACGGCATCTCAGCACTTGAACAGACACTCAAGTCTCGCAAGGAGTCTGCTCCCGAGGGTTCTTACACGGCCCGCTTATTCTCCGATGAGAAGCTTCTGCGAGCAAAGATCATggaggaggcagaggagCTCTGCGATGGCAAGACCAAAGAGAACATCGCTTTTGAAGCTGCTGATTTGATCTATTTTGCTTTAACTAAGGCTGTTGGCGCAGGTGTTAGCCTCGCAGACATTGAGGCTAACCTGGACgccaagagcttgaaggtcAAGCGTAGAACAGGCAATGCCAAGGGCAAGTGGGCGGAGAAGGAGGGTATCAAGACCGATGCAGCCCCTGTGAAGCCCTCACAGCCCGCGGTTGAGAAGCCAGCTGATGGACGTATTGCTATGGAGCGAGTTGATGCCTCAAAGATCTCCGAGGCCGATCTCGtagagaagctcaagagacCTTCTCAGAAATCCCCTGacgccatcttgaagattATTCAGCCTATCATCGAGGAGGTGCGAACTGGTGGCGACAAGGCTGTTCTGTCTTACACCCACAAGTTTGAGAAGGCCACTTCGTTGACATCGCCTGTGCTGAAGGCTCCCTTCCCCAAGGAGCTTATGGATATCTCGCCTGAGACCATTGAAGCTATTGACGTCTCTTTTGAGAATATCCGAAAGTTCCACTCTGCACAGCAGGAGGAGAAGTCTCTCCAGGTTGAGACTATGCCTGGCATTGTCTGCAGCCGCTTCTCGAGACCTATTGAGCGAGTCGGTCTCTACATTCCTGGTGGAACCGCTGTTCTTCCCAGTACTGCTCTGATGCTTGGAGTTCCAGCTATGGTGGCTGGTTGCCAGAAGATTGTATTTGCCTCACCTCCCAGATCTGATGGCCGCATTACCCCTGAGATTGTATACGTCGCTCACAAGGTTGGCGCTGAGAGCATTGTCCTGGCTGGTGGTGCTCAGGCTGTTGCCGCCTTAGCTTATGGTACGGAGAGCGTCACCAAGGTTGACAAGATTCTTGGACCTGGTAACCAATTTGTGACTGCGGCCAAGATGCACGTCAGCAACGACACCAATGCTGGTTGTGGTATTGATATGCCTGCTGGACCCTCTGAAgttcttgttgttgctgacAAGGATGCCAACCCTGCTTTTGTTGCCTCCGATCTTCTCTCTCAAGCCGAGCACGGTGTTGATAGTCAGGTTATTCTGCTTGCTGTTGGCCTAAGTGAGCAGGAGCTCCAGGCtattgaagatgaagttcaCAAACAGGCCCTTGCCCTTCCTCGTGTCGATATCGTCCGAGGATCTATCGCTCACTCGGTCACTGTTCAGGTCAAGGACATTGAGGAGGCCATGCGCATCAGCAACGAGTACGCCCCTGAACATCTCATCCTTCAAATCAAGGATGCCGAGAAAGCTGTTGATCAAGTCATGAACGCTGGCAGTGTGTTTGTTGGTCACTGGACCCCTGAGAGTGTTGGCGACTACTCTGCTGGTGTCAACCACTCTTTGC CTACTTATGGCTTCGCCAAGCAATACTCTGGTGTCAACTTGGGCTCATTCCAGAAGCACATTACCAGCTCCAACCTTACTGCTGAAGGTCTCAAGAATGTTGGTACCGCCGTCATGCAACTGGCTAAggtcgaggagcttgaggctcATAGAAGGGCTGTGGAGATCCGACTTAACTATTTGAAGCAACAGTAG